The Ptiloglossa arizonensis isolate GNS036 chromosome 2, iyPtiAriz1_principal, whole genome shotgun sequence sequence ttgaaaccatATGTTTTGTTACTGAAATAATAAGTCTACTATTTCTAGGTATGTATGTAACATTGCAAAAAAATTaagtagaaaaattaaatttaaaatcattttagcAAAAGTGGAAACATCTCAAGGTGCAATAATTTGTCTTGCATTTATAATTGGTGGATCAGGTTTTCATAACAATGCAATTGCTGTAAACCCTTCAGATCTTGCACCGAAACATTCTGGCAGTGTATTTGGACTAATGAATACTGTTGGTGCTATACCTGGTATGTAAAAAATACTGATATTTTTATTGTAGAAAATGGTTCTAATCATTTTTTTCAGGATTCCTTGGAGTATACTCTGCAGGACATATTCTACATGTAACACACAGCTGGCCTGTTGTCTTTATATTTATTGCTATAATTGATACATTAGGATGTATAGTATATTTACTATATGGTTCTGGTCAagcaattatataaaatattatcaaataaatttattgtataatatatttactaTTTTGTTCTGTTCaagtaattatataaaataatatcgataaattcGTTGTTTTTTCGGTTTCCAGTAAATAAATTTTCGGTctgaaattatattataaaaattatacaaattttaatagtagttaaagtaaaaaagtattaaattatttcatcaacattGTAAGAAGTTTCAGGAATAAATAGagatttgttgtgttttcatattttaaatagttcattaaaatttttaaaaacttttatttcttttgtatttatttatttaattggaaaatttttatcacaaaaattgtgaaaataatattaataaaagtaatataaaatatcgataacattgattaaaaagaaagttatatttaacgatgaaattaataGTTGATTTTTTAAATGCGGTATCTATGTAATTGCCTACTACATGATGGTGATAGACAATTGGTTGAAAAAGTTTTAAATGATGATTTTCTACCAATCATATGTTATTACGAGAAGGCAACTTCAAGTATGTTACGCCAAATATTAGAGTGCTTTTTCAATTGATAATAGATAAAAGAATAACCAATGCGATAGCTGGCACGTACAATTGTCGCTCACATGAGATCGTTGCCTTAACGTCGATTGGAGCGAATACCCGATGCCTTTTTTAACGCGAGCATGTGAACGGATCTCGAGACTCGAATTTTCGATTCGGAACATCTAGTGAGAATTAACATACGCAGCAGGGATAATTACAAAGgtgcaattttatttttaactaaaGGATCGTGTGCTTGTTTACGCGAGATTTTTTATGAACGCGTGGTTTGTCCATCAACGTTCATCGCTTCACCCATCGTTCGGTCGCGCCTGCCTTTCTTGCCTGCTGCCGCGAATGTGGATACTTCACGGTGCGCTGTGCtgctgctgccgccgccgctgTGCGTTTGATGTGCTCACCACGGATGATCGCCCCCGAATTCTGACGAGATTTGCACATTCGTAAACGGTTTGGAATTGGTTCGTTATTGTGCCAGGCCCCGCCGTGATTGTCACTTGATAGCAACACCCGAGGCGCCAAAGCTATCCGCATCGGCGCTTTCTTCAGCCCAAGTGGTATCAATGTTGTCTGGCAATGGTGTGTAAGGAGAACGTGGTATCATGGTTTGGGAATCTGTCCAGGTAATAGAATTATCattagtttcttttttggttACTGCCATATATTCCTTTCTTCATGATAAAATATGTGATAATTCTCATGTTCTCGACTTGCTGTTACGTTTTTCACCGTGACCTCCTCATCCTTCTTACCAAATTTCGAGCTAACCAAAAAGAACATCCCATTGCGATCTTATCTTAACTTTTTGTGTCAGAAACAATTGTGCATATATTAATAATTCGAAAATTACGTAGATATTATTTTACACtgatatttaatttactttattGCTTATGCgtgattattttatttgttatacaGGAATACCATGTATGGTAGCAACTATGTTTGCTTGCAATTTCTTATATACTTGAAATGTaacaataaattaataaatatgtcatttatatatttttgtttagagATATAAAACATGAGATGTACACTACTGTTATTTATAGCAATATCAGTACTCTTTACAGTGTTTATTATAAATTCATTTTATCGTAGCATTCAAAAgtatactttttaaaatttctaaaatgcgtACTGTTGAAGTAAAATGTATATTGTTTTAGTAAGAACTGCATATATAAACCATAATTTGATTCTTACATGGATGTAGTTCCAATTATTTTAGTTATCATATAATCAATATTTCATTGTATtcattttaaaagtattttaaatatatatttaaaaatttcacaaacaaaatatatgtgtgtacatAGTATGTCTGGTTTAAGTATATATAAGCAATTATGTTTGAAACTATTGAAGGTATAAAATAGTTGCCCACATAAAAGTTGTTTGATTATAAGAAATATAACATTGGACTTGAAGTTTTGGTAAGATTATTATTTGCAGAGATTTTAATgtcatctttctttctttacatGGAACcatatatttttgttacactCACCATATTGTATATTCTGAGatatattttatgaaattgattcATCATAAACTACAGTTTTGATTTATCATTGATTAGGTATTTCCATAACTATTGGCAATTCTCATAATATTAAGTTCAGCTATTCTTTTCTTCTTATAATAGATAAAATTATTATGTTACCTTAAAGATAAACATCAATATTTCTCTGCATGTTTTTAGTAACTATTAAATATGATATAAAATCATCTTTTGAATATCAGCACAATATCTTATAAAACTATAAATAAGGATTATAAATGTATACAAGACAATAACAAGCAAAATCTTAAATAGTAACAAAAAGACTTGCAGTGAATATGTAATAAAAGAAACCTTGTTATATTACATTTCTTATATATGTAGTTATGCAAACAGCAATAATTGCAACTACAGAATACTCCTTATTAATAATTAGTTTTGTTATGTTTATATTATAGCAGTTTGATTCTAAGCCAGTAAAAACACAAACAAAACTTTATACATCAATTCTGTTGTTTCCttattataaattgaaaatcttgctgaaaattaatatttatcatcAATATTTATGggtttatttaataaatcattaatcaaaactatattttaattttcttatttaatatattttagaatGCACTATAAATTGAGCATAATAAAAGTATagatattatttaaaacaaaaaagatGACATTGAAacttcattgaaaaataataaattcacaAACAATAAGATTTTAAACatgtacattattattatcagtGTATTTACAAGTCTTATGTGCAATAACAGTAATTAATTATTGCAACTCTATTTAATTACTAATTAGTAACAGTagacaaaaatattaatttttattacaatactactctgttaatttttgtaaacaattatgtttattttataataatgatGTCCATTTATAGTTTacagtatttaatatttaatattccaaatgtaatatttttatattaataatgtATAAGTGTTATTTGTATAcctttaatagaaatttttatttttactaaaaGTTTTTACAGCATTAATGAAGTATCTTTATAATATATTCTACATTCATATAAATCTTTATTTGTGTGCAGTTATAAACGTATCGATGTCATGTGCACGTTATTAAACATGTGCCTGCCATTTGAAGCACGATACCTTGGCACTTGTGTCGAGGATATTGGTAAGCGAGATTACAATGATCTTCGTGATACGGAACATCATGCAAACAGTGCCTCTGATCTTGCTGAGCTGACGACTTTAGGAGTGGCAGATAAACGTACACGAAGAAAACTTGCTCTTTACATGGCATTATTACATTCTTGTAATTATGCATGTGCTGTAATCTTGTATAAGAATCTGTCAAATTTTGATTATCAAGAGATTTCTAACCTATTAAATGGGACCACCTTCACACCGGATGACCAACCTTTAGAAGAACTGCTCTTATTGTATACAATGGCTTTAAATCACCCAGCGTTTACATATGAGCAGAAGAGTGTCTTCGGTAACATTTATATAAAACTTCAAGAAGAGGAAGCTCGTTTGAATCTTTCAAAGTCAAATTCATCCTATAAACAGACTCaagtatatacaaatttttatgttcattataattattttaggcAATGAATGACACAATTTTTAAGTTCTTTCTTTATTcgtatacaaatatattttgtttttaaactcaaaatttgaaatatattaccATAAGTTTagctaaatataaaatttaattaatgtaaattatatatgttatacaaaattaattttgtgtttattttattaatatatctaTTTAATAACAGGGTTGCACACCGTGTATGAATACAAATGAAAGGTTAATGGATACTGAAATGCAAGGTAGTTGTTTGATGGCACCTCCTCCAATGCAGACTTATCATGGTAATTTATAATgttttatatgtaatatatgcATAATGTATTTACTGTTTAATTATTCACCAGAAATTAAAGACCTGCATTTGTATCTTTGTATATACAGGTTAATTCATTATTGGTGATATAACCAGAAAGTAGGTGATTCTGTTTGAAAAAGTAAGTGAATAGTGTAAAACAAAGGTTTTGCAACTGAGTCTTTGTtgttgagaaaaataattttgaaaactcCTTGAGTAAACGGAAATTTGACTAAAAGTCAATATTTAACAAGTGTGTTAAATCTTAGCAGACTCTGTCTCACCTGTTTATGTTTACAAATGACATTTTTCAGATTACTATGAACCTGTAGttgaaatattggaaaattcAAGGTGAAGATCATACTAGCTTCCGAATAGTTAAAGATACAGAATATGCTATAAAACATGCATGATGATTTACTTCGTAGAGAATATTTATGTGTAAAATAACACGGACAACAGTTTTGACAATTCCTGCATTAATAAATCTTCATGTAAAGTAAATGTTTTAATTTCATATATAAATCTATTTTAAAAAGGTTCAAAACGAAGGATCACTTGCAAAAACACTATTCTGCACTTTTTACTTAGCTTCTATTACCAATAATGGGTCACTCTTTATATTAGATGTATCTATAcattgataattattaatatttttcttatattatttacagGAGAAATGGCAATGAGAAATAATACCATGGTAACTGGAGTTCCCCCTGGTCTTTCTATGCCTCCGCCTGGATTATGTTTATCAGCACCGGAGCAAATGCCAATAGGATCGGGTGGTGGAACACCATACCTTCATCTTGGCTTCTCATCTGTAAATCACATGCCACCATGGACAGGTCAGGTTATGATGGGGAATCAACTGATGTATCACACTGGCGATATGTTGGCTTATCCACCTTCCCCCTTAGTCAGCCGTCAATCATCGCCATCCCAGTCTCGATCTCCTAGTCGCAGTAATTCCCCAATGGGCCGCAGGAATAACACAATGCCGCGTACTTCTTCACAAGTGACTCAATCTACTTCAAACACCTTAACAACGTCAACGAGTGCCTCTAACAGTCAGACAAGCATTGCCAGTTCAAATGCCAATTCTCTTCCTCCACTCCCTGCACTTGGTACGAGCAGGAGTCATCCTGGCCAACCTCCATTGCTTCCATCACGCTCTGTTCCTTTACCTATCAGCAGTTCCACAACTTTCTCACGGCATAATAGTATAGAGAATACTCCTTCTACCTTAATTCCGGCAGCACCACAATCTaaacaaccaccaccaccaccacgattGCGGTCTTTAACTTCTGGTGACTCTTTACGAGAAACACTAGGGAAGGAAATGCCAAATTTCAAAGGCAACTTGCAGAATCTTTCACTCGACGAGGTAAAATAATAAAGTTCTAAAGATAATTTAAGTTTATTATAAACGTAATTTATATTGtacataaattcaatttttagtaGAATATTTTGTAACTATATCGAActtaatattatacaataccttataataattatattacttaCTATATACTAAATACAGATTCGGAGGATGAGCGATGAAGATTTGAGAGAAATAGGATTAACACCAAATGCAGTAGGGCAACTACGAAGTATAGTTAAGAGTCAAACAACTAATGGTTTAAATCAAATTAGTAGCGACAAAAAGTTGGACAATACTACTAGCACGGCTCATACAGTTGTAGATTCAATTGAAAACGAGGTAATCATTAAGTACTTTATATTTGATATATATTGATATGCGttttatttgttaaatattataaagaTAAGAAATTCtatgttaaataattattttttaggcTATACCGGGGATGGAGATGTTAAATGATAATGGAAATCAAAGCAGTAAGTCAATGCCATTACAGGAACAGCATCCAGCGATGCATCATCATCATAATCATGCAGCTACTCCTAATTTACGGCGATATCCTACTATGCCACCATTAGATCCAGCGCAAATACAAATGTATCCTGCACCACCACCGATGTACGCTGCACAGAACGCACCATGTTATGCCTGTCTCACATTACCTGTTGGGGTACAAAATCGGTATCCAAGGTAAGCAGAAAGAAAGTGAACACTTGAAAGTATTCGTTGAAATCAACTGAACTGatataattttgataaattttagGTGCAATGCTCAACATGTATATTGTTTGA is a genomic window containing:
- the LOC143143142 gene encoding uncharacterized protein LOC143143142 isoform X2; this encodes MVCKENVVSWFGNLSSYKRIDVMCTLLNMCLPFEARYLGTCVEDIGKRDYNDLRDTEHHANSASDLAELTTLGVADKRTRRKLALYMALLHSCNYACAVILYKNLSNFDYQEISNLLNGTTFTPDDQPLEELLLLYTMALNHPAFTYEQKSVFGNIYIKLQEEEARLNLSKSNSSYKQTQGCTPCMNTNERLMDTEMQGSCLMAPPPMQTYHGEMAMRNNTMVTGVPPGLSMPPPGLCLSAPEQMPIGSGGGTPYLHLGFSSVNHMPPWTGQVMMGNQLMYHTGDMLAYPPSPLVSRQSSPSQSRSPSRSNSPMGRRNNTMPRTSSQVTQSTSNTLTTSTSASNSQTSIASSNANSLPPLPALGTSRSHPGQPPLLPSRSVPLPISSSTTFSRHNSIENTPSTLIPAAPQSKQPPPPPRLRSLTSGDSLRETLGKEMPNFKGNLQNLSLDEIRRMSDEDLREIGLTPNAVGQLRSIVKSQTTNGLNQISSDKKLDNTTSTAHTVVDSIENEAIPGMEMLNDNGNQSNPAQIQMYPAPPPMYAAQNAPCYACLTLPVGVQNRYPRCNAQHVYCLTQFQALRLDPESSRHCSQSSSSDSTGSRSPPETPPAAPWVSGSESNAPPVTDHLNSASVHSTSAVSHPTPQQPIQSGPERQRTRRNQAHVMRHKNQMVNGGGAPNLSQCVSFPAPPSQSQVTYLPHGHFSTLRPSSGIYSNFSHGPYARPAYPTTYQPNGEMMYQYPGHPSSGGTPPPPPNAAAPPVQAPYMPPTPVVTYAPAAVPPTKISCYNCGSSNHLAVDCKDQTMEDLTKKAQYRLDYSIMKQPGECPSSDK
- the LOC143143142 gene encoding uncharacterized protein LOC143143142 isoform X1, with the translated sequence MVCKENVVSWFGNLSSYKRIDVMCTLLNMCLPFEARYLGTCVEDIGKRDYNDLRDTEHHANSASDLAELTTLGVADKRTRRKLALYMALLHSCNYACAVILYKNLSNFDYQEISNLLNGTTFTPDDQPLEELLLLYTMALNHPAFTYEQKSVFGNIYIKLQEEEARLNLSKSNSSYKQTQGCTPCMNTNERLMDTEMQGSCLMAPPPMQTYHGEMAMRNNTMVTGVPPGLSMPPPGLCLSAPEQMPIGSGGGTPYLHLGFSSVNHMPPWTGQVMMGNQLMYHTGDMLAYPPSPLVSRQSSPSQSRSPSRSNSPMGRRNNTMPRTSSQVTQSTSNTLTTSTSASNSQTSIASSNANSLPPLPALGTSRSHPGQPPLLPSRSVPLPISSSTTFSRHNSIENTPSTLIPAAPQSKQPPPPPRLRSLTSGDSLRETLGKEMPNFKGNLQNLSLDEIRRMSDEDLREIGLTPNAVGQLRSIVKSQTTNGLNQISSDKKLDNTTSTAHTVVDSIENEAIPGMEMLNDNGNQSSKSMPLQEQHPAMHHHHNHAATPNLRRYPTMPPLDPAQIQMYPAPPPMYAAQNAPCYACLTLPVGVQNRYPRCNAQHVYCLTQFQALRLDPESSRHCSQSSSSDSTGSRSPPETPPAAPWVSGSESNAPPVTDHLNSASVHSTSAVSHPTPQQPIQSGPERQRTRRNQAHVMRHKNQMVNGGGAPNLSQCVSFPAPPSQSQVTYLPHGHFSTLRPSSGIYSNFSHGPYARPAYPTTYQPNGEMMYQYPGHPSSGGTPPPPPNAAAPPVQAPYMPPTPVVTYAPAAVPPTKISCYNCGSSNHLAVDCKDQTMEDLTKKAQYRLDYSIMKQPGECPSSDK